One Solanum pennellii chromosome 10, SPENNV200 genomic region harbors:
- the LOC107002282 gene encoding inosine-5'-monophosphate dehydrogenase 2-like, whose amino-acid sequence MNDDGFSAEKLFNQGYSYTYDDVIFLPGFIDFPTDAVNLSTKLSRNISLSIPCVASPMDTVTETSMAVGMAALGGIGIVHYNNTISQQASIIRAAKSHQIPFSSDLIFASPSDSIHSADEFGNSPCIFVTESGTKESKFLGVVCKSTWNGLSDKQARISDYMNVSPVTLPSSYNFEDVAGYIASKKLDFVPLVNEKDREVVNLVKATDLERMNSLPKLGLPSLGTDGKFLVGAAIGTRDSDKERLEHLVKAGINALVIDSSQGNSEYQINMIKYVKHTYPHLDVIGGNIVTKYQAENLIKHNVDGLRVGMGSGSICTTQEVCAVGRGQATAVYKVSSIAEQHGVPVIADGGISNSGHIVKALSLGASTVMMGSFLAGSNEAPGTYENKNGLRVKKYRGMGSLEAMTKGSDARYLGDTAKLKIAQGVVGSVADKGTVLKFVPYTMQAVKQGFQDLGASSLQSAHHLLRSGTLRLEVRTGAAQVEGGVHGLVGYEKKYF is encoded by the exons ATGAACGACGACGGATTTTCAGCAGAGAAGTTGTTCAATCAAGGCTACTCCTACACCTACGACGATGTCATCTTCCTCCCTGGTTTCATCGACTTCCCTACCGATGCCGTCAACCTCTCTACTAAGCTCAGCCGCAACATTTCCCTTTCCATTCCATGCGTAGCTTCTCCGATGGACACCGTCACTGAGACCTCCATGGCCGTAGGAATGGCGGCGCTAGGTGGTATAGGTATCGTTCACTACAACAACACCATTTCGCAACAAGCTTCTATTATCCGCGCTGCTAAGTCTCATCAAATCCCTTTCTCATCGGATTTGATATTTGCTTCCCCTTCCGATTCCATCCATTCTGCTGATGAATTCGGTAACTCTCCTTGTATTTTCGTCACTGAGTCAGGAACTAAGGAATCCAAATTTTTAGGAGTTGTGTGTAAGTCTACTTGGAACGGTTTGAGTGACAAGCAAGCTAGAATTTCTGATTATATGAACGTTTCTCCGGTTACTCTGCCTTCAAGCTATAATTTTGAGGATGTAGCAGGCTACATAGCATCTAAAAAGCTGGACTTTGTACCATTGGTGAATGAAAAGGATAGGGAAGTGGTCAATTTGGTGAAAGCTACTGACTTGGAGAGAATGAATTCGCTTCCCAAATTGGGTTTGCCGTCTTTAGGGACAGACGGGAAGTTCTTGGTGGGGGCAGCAATAGGGACGAGGGATTCAGATAAAGAGAGGCTGGAGCATTTGGTGAAAGCTGGGATTAACGCTCTCGTGATTGATAGCTCGCAAGGGAACTCAGAGTATCAGATTAATATGATCAAGTATGTGAAACATACTTATCCTCACTTAGATGTGATTGGTGGAAATATAGTCACTAAGTACCAAGCGGAGAACTTGATTAAGCATAATGTAGATGGACTGAGAGTCGGGATGGGATCCGGGTCCATCTGTACCACTCAAGAAGTTTGTGCTGTGGGTCGTGGACAG GCGACTGCTGTTTACAAGGTGTCATCAATTGCTGAGCAGCATGGTGTTCCTGTTATCGCTGATGGTGGGATTTCTAATTCTGGCCATATCGTGAAGGCATTGTCGCTTGGAGCATCAACTGTCATGATGGGGAGCTTCTTGGCTGGAAGCAATGAAGCTCCTGGCACTTATGAAAATAAG AATGGTCTCCGTGTGAAGAAGTATCGAGGTATGGGATCTTTGGAAGCAATGACAAAAGGGAGCGATGCAAGATACTTGGGTGATACTGCTAAACTAAAGATTGCTCAGGGTGTCGTTGGTTCGGTTGCTGATAAGGGTACTGTTCTGAAGTTTGTTCCTTATACAATGCAAGCTGTAAAACAAGGATTCCAGGATCTAGGTGCTTCTTCGCTGCAGTCTGCTCATCATCTCTTAAGATCAGGCACATTGAGGCTAGAG GTCCGAACAGGAGCAGCACAAGTTGAAGGAGGGGTTCATGGTCTTGTCGGTTATGAGAAAAAATACTTCTGA